A stretch of the Drosophila sulfurigaster albostrigata strain 15112-1811.04 chromosome 2L, ASM2355843v2, whole genome shotgun sequence genome encodes the following:
- the LOC133838182 gene encoding putative inorganic phosphate cotransporter, with protein sequence MTQQPQWGISLSKYFILPQRVILAIMGFLAILNAYTMRVCLSQAITVLVKKKNSTDEDGNDQAICEPDDLDGDSGSASSGDFEWSEELQGLILSAFYIGYIVTHVPGGLLAEKFGGKWTLGLGILSTAVFTMLTPLAIDYGGSDWLIVTRVLMGLGEGTTFPALSVLLAAWVPANERGKLGALVLGGGQVGTIMGNLLSGVFLESYHWSFVFYFFGGLGVVWFVIFVFLCFSDPSSHPFIKPSEREYLVKEIGTIGRNESLPPTPWKAILTNLPMFALVSAQIGHDWGFYIMVTDLPKYMSDVLQFSIKANGLYSSLPYVMMWIVSVGSGFVADWMIRRGIMNTTNTRKVMTGLAAFGPAIFMVGASYAGCDRVLVVVLFTICMGLMGAYYAGMKLSPLDMSPNYAGTLMAITNGIGAITGVVTPYLVGVMTPNASLLEWRTVFWVAFGVLFVTAIVYSIWASGEVQPFNGSVIEPTTLDFEAHERKPELKLKTMEHSS encoded by the exons ATgacacaacaaccacaatggGGCATAAGCTTATCAAAGT ATTTTATATTACCGCAACGTGTGATATTGGCCATCATGGGCTTTCTGGCCATCCTAAATGCCTACACGATGCGAGTTTGCCTCTCGCAGGCGATCACCGTCCTggtgaagaagaagaacagcaCCGATGAGGATGGCAACGATCAAGCGATCTGTGAACCCGACGATCTCGATGGCGATAGTGGATCAGCCAGCAGCGGCGACTTTGAGTGGTCCGAGGAGCTGCAGGGTTTGATCCTGTCCGCCTTCTACATTGGATACATTGTCACTCATGTGCCTGGCGGTCTGCTCGCTGAGAAGTTTGGCGGCAAATGGACTCTGGGTCTTGGCATTCTCTCCACCGCTGTCTTCACCATGCTCACTCCTTTGGCTATCGATTATGGCGGTTCCGATTGGCTGATTGTCACGCGTGTCCTTATGGGTCTGGGCGAAGGAACAACTTTCCCTGCCTTGAGTGTGCTGCTCGCAGCTTGGGTGCCGGCCAATGAACGTGGAAAACTTGGAGCTTTGGTTCTGGGCGGCGGTCAAGTGGGCACCATCATGGGTAATCTGTTGTCTGGCGTCTTTTTGGAGTCTTACCACTGGTCGTTTGTCTTCTATTTCTTTGGCGGTCTTGGCGTTGTTTGGTTTGTCATCTTT GTCTTCCTATGCTTCAGCGACCCCAGCAGCCATCCCTTCATCAAGCCCTCGGAGCGCGAGTATCTGGTCAAGGAAATCGGTACAATTGGCCGCAACGAGAGCCTGCCCCCAACACCCTGGAAGGCCATCCTCACCAATCTGCCGATGTTCGCTTTGGTCTCCGCACAAATCGGTCACGATTGGGGCTTCTACATCATGGTCACCGATCTGCCCAAATACATGTCCGATGTGCTGCAATTCTCGATTAAGGCCAACGGTCTGTACTCCTCCCTGCCTTACGTCATGATGTGGATCGTCTCGGTGGGCAGCGGTTTTGTGGCCGATTGGATGATTCGTCGTGGTATTAtgaacacaacaaacacacgtAAAGTGATGACTGGATTGGCTGCCTTTGGACCAGCCATCTTCATGGTGGGTGCCTCGTATGCTGGCTGTGATCGTGTCCTTGTCGTGGTGCTCTTCACCATCTGCATGGGTTTGATGGGTGCTTACTATGCGGGCATGAAGCTCAGTCCCCTGGACATGAGTCCCAACTATGCGGGCACCTTGATGGCCATCACGAATGGCATTGGTGCCATCACCGGAGTCGTGACGCCGTATCTCGTGGGCGTAATGACGCCAAATGCCTCGCTACTCGAATGGCGTACTGTGTTCTGGGTGGCATTCGGTGTGCTCTTCGTCACCGCCATCGTTTACAGCATCTGGGCTTCGGGAGAGGTGCAACCCTTCAATGGATCGGTCATCGAACCGACTACTTTGGACTTTGAGGCTCACGAACGTAAACCGGAGCTCAAGCTCAAGACAATGGAGCACAGCTCGTAA